A section of the Candidatus Hydrogenedentota bacterium genome encodes:
- a CDS encoding SpoIIE family protein phosphatase yields the protein MAPCLDEEYQVLRGFLIVDADGRKVPVDDSLVIGRTADSGLMIDDNAASRRHMEIKARPDRFIWKDLGSTNGTILNGAKMLAGELKNGDKIQIGETTLSFVVTGHAESRDGAPEPIVEEGRLFTETIMDHQGMVKKPHEGPSKTTKLLEAVYSVANEIATNYDTCSLMDGVLKKTLKAINAQRGAIFLASLDAELLPCSECGFVHSIANGQLRPAQIGDILISSTVASRVIRDGESVLYQDTDSDMELNASESIMSLQLRSIICVPLRAKHGILGILYIDTDRQDQNYSHDDLLLAASVGNSAGLALENAQMHQQILEKQRIEQDLATAWTIQEGFLVKEWPNDPRFEVYGETRPAKTVGGDFYDYVRRGRDSVGILIGDVSGKGVPAALTMAQLLAQFRLLCRDLESPLEVLRELNRGLVKRSQRGMFCTMCYLMIDLNTGHVVCCNAGHHPVVQIGRNGVTTFGDATGPPAGILPEGPWVETRSMIAPGDSLLLYTDGIVEARSTTTLLEGATPSPPVEYEEEGLRRCTGRLYGESAQALIEAVIYDVQRFTAPAAPHDDCTMMAMRYIGAR from the coding sequence ATGGCCCCTTGTCTCGATGAGGAGTATCAAGTGCTTCGGGGATTTCTCATAGTCGATGCTGACGGGCGCAAAGTGCCGGTCGACGATTCTCTGGTCATTGGCCGCACGGCGGACAGCGGCCTGATGATCGACGACAATGCGGCGTCGCGTCGTCACATGGAAATCAAGGCCCGACCGGACCGGTTTATCTGGAAGGATCTGGGCAGCACCAACGGCACGATCCTCAATGGGGCGAAAATGCTGGCGGGCGAGCTGAAGAACGGGGACAAGATCCAGATCGGCGAGACGACCCTCTCTTTCGTGGTGACGGGGCATGCGGAAAGCCGCGACGGCGCACCGGAACCCATCGTGGAAGAGGGGCGCCTGTTCACGGAAACCATCATGGATCATCAGGGGATGGTGAAGAAGCCCCATGAGGGCCCGTCCAAGACCACCAAGCTTCTGGAAGCGGTCTATTCCGTGGCCAACGAGATTGCCACGAACTACGACACCTGCAGCCTGATGGACGGGGTGCTCAAGAAGACCTTGAAGGCCATCAACGCCCAGCGCGGCGCCATTTTCCTCGCGAGTCTGGATGCCGAGCTCCTGCCCTGCTCCGAATGCGGTTTTGTGCACAGCATCGCCAACGGGCAACTGCGCCCGGCCCAGATCGGCGATATTCTCATCAGCAGCACGGTGGCCAGCCGCGTGATCCGCGACGGCGAGAGCGTGCTGTATCAGGATACCGACAGCGACATGGAGTTGAATGCTTCCGAGAGCATCATGTCGCTCCAGTTGCGTTCCATCATCTGCGTGCCGCTCCGCGCGAAGCACGGCATTCTGGGCATCCTGTATATCGACACGGATCGCCAGGATCAGAATTATTCTCATGACGACCTGCTGCTCGCGGCCTCGGTGGGCAACAGTGCGGGTTTGGCGCTGGAAAATGCCCAGATGCACCAGCAGATCCTGGAAAAACAGCGGATCGAGCAGGATCTGGCCACGGCCTGGACCATCCAGGAAGGCTTCCTGGTCAAGGAATGGCCGAACGACCCCCGATTCGAGGTCTATGGCGAGACGCGGCCCGCAAAGACCGTGGGGGGCGATTTCTACGACTATGTGCGGCGCGGGCGCGACAGCGTGGGCATTCTCATTGGCGATGTGAGCGGGAAGGGCGTGCCCGCGGCGCTGACCATGGCCCAGTTGCTGGCGCAATTTCGCCTGCTCTGCCGCGATCTGGAAAGTCCCCTGGAAGTGCTGCGGGAATTGAATCGCGGCCTGGTGAAGCGGAGCCAGCGGGGCATGTTCTGCACGATGTGCTATCTTATGATCGATTTAAACACCGGGCACGTGGTCTGCTGCAACGCGGGCCACCATCCCGTGGTCCAGATCGGGCGAAACGGCGTAACGACCTTTGGCGACGCCACGGGCCCGCCGGCGGGTATTTTGCCCGAGGGGCCCTGGGTGGAGACGCGCTCCATGATCGCGCCGGGGGACAGCCTGCTGCTGTACACCGATGGCATCGTGGAGGCCCGGTCTACGACGACCCTGCTGGAGGGGGCGACGCCATCGCCTCCGGTGGAGTACGAAGAGGAAGGATTGCGCCGGTGCACGGGGCGCCTTTACGGCGAATCGGCCCAGGCGCTCATCGAAGCGGTCATCTACGATGTGCAGCGTTTTACGGCGCCCGCCGCGCCCCACGACGACTGCACGATGATGGCGATGAGGTATATCGGTGCACGATAA
- a CDS encoding ATP-binding protein, with amino-acid sequence MHDKDLSIVFRSSPKLLCDVRAMIRSYLINQGVQDDKVQELVLAVDEACTNAIRHAYRGAPDQFLELSMDSRDGWIELVVHDDGIPAPYDRVRRKSEEDILAEALTPGGLGMHLIYNVFDDVEFMPGDGQGNTIVMRLRKV; translated from the coding sequence GTGCACGATAAAGACCTGTCCATAGTATTCCGGTCCTCCCCGAAACTCCTGTGCGATGTCCGGGCCATGATCCGCAGTTATCTCATCAACCAGGGGGTCCAGGACGACAAAGTGCAGGAATTGGTGCTGGCGGTGGACGAAGCCTGCACCAACGCCATCCGCCACGCCTACCGGGGCGCTCCGGACCAGTTTCTGGAACTTTCCATGGATTCGCGGGATGGATGGATAGAACTGGTGGTGCATGACGACGGGATTCCCGCGCCCTACGACCGGGTGCGGCGCAAGTCGGAGGAGGATATACTGGCGGAGGCGTTGACCCCCGGGGGGCTGGGGATGCATCTCATTTATAACGTCTTTGACGACGTGGAGTTTATGCCGGGCGATGGTCAGGGCAATACCATCGTAATGCGGCTGCGGAAAGTGTAA
- a CDS encoding STAS domain-containing protein, producing the protein MALELKQVEQDGNCIVEAKGEIDLYSSPQLREAILKACKSTKQKVGVRLTDVAYMDSSGVATLVEGLQAAGGAASFLLLAPSQSVMKVLQLSRLDSVFSIVEQM; encoded by the coding sequence ATGGCACTTGAGTTGAAACAGGTGGAGCAGGACGGCAACTGCATCGTGGAGGCGAAGGGCGAGATCGATCTGTATTCGTCGCCCCAGCTTCGCGAGGCAATTCTGAAGGCCTGCAAGAGCACCAAGCAGAAGGTGGGCGTCCGCCTGACGGACGTGGCCTATATGGACTCCTCCGGCGTGGCCACGCTGGTGGAGGGCCTGCAGGCGGCGGGCGGCGCGGCGTCTTTCCTGCTGCTGGCGCCTTCTCAATCGGTCATGAAAGTTCTCCAGCTTTCCCGCCTGGATTCCGTGTTCAGCATCGTGGAGCAGATGTAA
- a CDS encoding ABC transporter permease: MSALLGHTGRATLNGLFAAATVCVLMVDTVNWLLWQPLRGKGLRVRSTVEHFVEFGVRSLPIVGLICGLIGIIMALQAAYTLEKWGATQLIADLVGISALRELAPLMTAILITGRCGSAITAEIGTMKVSEEIDALNVMGLNPTKFLIVPKFLAMMIAVPCVTVLAMLIMILGGFFAGVVLVGVDPGIYFRQTAEALTRMDLVSGLVKSFFFGITICWVGVYRGFRVDGGAEGVGRETTSSVVTSILIIIVVDLVWTALFFS; encoded by the coding sequence ATGTCCGCCCTACTGGGACACACAGGCCGCGCCACGCTGAACGGCCTCTTTGCCGCGGCCACGGTCTGCGTGTTGATGGTGGACACCGTCAATTGGCTCCTGTGGCAGCCCCTGCGGGGCAAGGGCCTGCGCGTGCGGAGTACCGTGGAGCATTTCGTGGAGTTCGGCGTGCGCTCCCTGCCCATCGTGGGGCTCATCTGCGGGCTGATCGGCATCATCATGGCCCTGCAGGCGGCCTACACGCTGGAGAAGTGGGGGGCGACCCAGCTCATCGCCGATCTGGTGGGCATTTCGGCCCTGCGGGAGCTGGCGCCGCTCATGACCGCCATCCTGATTACCGGCCGCTGCGGCTCGGCGATCACGGCCGAAATCGGCACCATGAAGGTGTCCGAAGAGATCGATGCCCTCAACGTCATGGGTCTCAATCCCACCAAGTTTCTGATCGTTCCCAAGTTCCTGGCCATGATGATCGCGGTGCCCTGCGTGACGGTGCTGGCCATGCTCATCATGATCCTGGGCGGCTTCTTTGCCGGCGTGGTGCTGGTGGGCGTGGACCCCGGCATCTACTTCCGCCAGACGGCCGAAGCCCTGACCCGCATGGATCTCGTCTCCGGCCTGGTCAAGAGTTTCTTCTTCGGCATTACCATCTGCTGGGTGGGCGTGTATCGCGGATTTCGCGTGGACGGCGGCGCCGAGGGCGTGGGCCGTGAAACCACCTCGTCCGTGGTGACGTCCATTCTGATCATTATCGTCGTGGACCTGGTCTGGACGGCCCTGTTCTTCTCCTGA
- a CDS encoding ABC transporter ATP-binding protein: MSVEPDNIIEVHDLRVKYGDRTVLDGVNLTVKRGEVFVILGGSGCGKSTLLRNLVGLMRPHSGKILFKGQDFTAMNDEERVEARKQMGMCFQGSALFNSLTIGENVALPLKEHTRLESSTIDIMTKIKLELVGLGGFERFMPSELSGGMKKRAGLARAMAMDPEIIFYDEPSAGLDPIVGAGLDMLIRKMQSTFNLTSVVVTHEMESVKLIADRVVMLDKGKVIGLGTLEEIQRIDHPFIEQFFARRPDAEGEDTAKYLQSLTSTE; encoded by the coding sequence ATGAGCGTCGAACCCGACAATATCATCGAAGTGCACGATCTCCGCGTGAAATACGGCGATCGCACCGTGCTCGATGGCGTGAACCTCACCGTGAAGCGCGGCGAGGTCTTCGTCATACTCGGGGGATCCGGTTGCGGCAAGAGCACGCTGCTCAGGAATCTTGTGGGCCTGATGCGGCCCCATTCGGGGAAGATTCTGTTCAAGGGGCAGGATTTTACCGCCATGAACGACGAGGAGCGGGTGGAGGCGCGCAAGCAGATGGGCATGTGCTTCCAGGGTTCGGCCCTGTTCAATTCCCTCACCATCGGCGAAAACGTGGCCCTGCCGCTCAAAGAGCACACGCGCCTTGAGTCGTCCACAATTGATATCATGACCAAGATCAAACTGGAGTTGGTGGGTCTGGGTGGTTTCGAGCGATTCATGCCCTCGGAATTGAGCGGCGGCATGAAAAAGCGCGCGGGCCTGGCCCGGGCCATGGCGATGGATCCGGAGATCATCTTTTACGACGAGCCCTCCGCCGGCCTGGACCCCATCGTGGGCGCGGGCCTGGACATGCTCATCCGCAAGATGCAGAGCACCTTCAACCTGACCAGTGTGGTGGTGACCCACGAGATGGAGAGCGTGAAACTCATTGCCGATCGTGTGGTCATGCTTGACAAGGGCAAGGTCATCGGCCTGGGCACGCTGGAAGAAATACAGAGAATCGATCACCCTTTTATTGAACAGTTTTTCGCGCGACGACCCGATGCGGAAGGCGAAGACACGGCGAAGTACCTCCAGTCGCTCACGAGCACGGAGTAG